The following coding sequences are from one Triticum dicoccoides isolate Atlit2015 ecotype Zavitan chromosome 4A, WEW_v2.0, whole genome shotgun sequence window:
- the LOC119284509 gene encoding uncharacterized protein LOC119284509, producing the protein MLGNSLLAEEELALASRCGLFSSSMQQSHTSTCPTITYEEALRRELEYRRRLERTHPHLLIALNEAPALSRETCTDSTPDVLKRKLTPESNMPSPQSSFNFTAARSQPANWYPPKKKVIVRQPASQAMQAVQIPRTNSVPSFWCKICKVDCVTEFNFGAHIGGKKHKLKKQLILGNMNTGRPGTGSQFAGNTNRGPSENAVSGSRNDEPNAGSSSIAGPSSSVSSGSRPSEANP; encoded by the exons ATGTTAGGGAATTCTTTGCTAGCTGAGGAAGAACTGGCGCTTGCAAGTAGATGTGGTTTGTTCTCATCAAGCATGCAACAGTCTCACACATCGACCTGTCCTACTATCACATATGAAGAAGCTCTTAGAAGGGAACTGGAATATCGGCGAAGGTTGGAACGTACTCATCCACATCTGTTGATTGCTCTTAATGAAGCTCCTGCGCTATCCAGA GAGACCTGTACAGATTCAACACCTGATGTGTTGAAGAGAAAGTTAACTCCTGAGAGTAATATGCCTTCACCGCAGTCAAGCTTTAATTTCACCGCCGCAAGAAGCCAGCCAGCAAATTGGTACCCCCCAAAGAAAAAAGTAATTGTTCGACAGCCTGCATCACAGGCTATGCAGGCTGTTCAAATACCCAGAACAAATTCTGTACCTTCCTTTTGGTGCAAAATATGCAAGGTGGATTGTGTCACTGAATTCAATTTCGGCGCCCATATTGGAGGGAAAAAGCACAAACTTAAGAAGCAACTGATTCTTGGTAATATGAACACTGGAAGACCTGGCACTGGCAGTCAGTTTGCGGGTAACACAAACCGTGGACCAAGTGAGAATGCAGTTTCTGGAAGTAGAAATGATGAACCAAATGCAGGTAGCAGCAGTATTGCTGGACCAAGCAGCAGCGTGTCCTCTGGAAGCAGACCCAGCGAAGCAAACCCCTGA